One window from the genome of Vibrio vulnificus NBRC 15645 = ATCC 27562 encodes:
- a CDS encoding succinate dehydrogenase iron-sulfur subunit has protein sequence MKLNFSVYRYNPDVDTKPYMKDYVLEVEDGSDMMVLDALILLKEQDATISFRRSCREGVCGSDGLNMNGKNGLACITPLSALKADKIVIRPLPGLPVIRDLIVDMTQFYDNYAKVKPFLISDGALPPSRENLQSPDERAHLDGLYECIMCACCTTSCPSFWWNPDKFIGPAGLLAAYRWLIDSRDTATDERLSNLDDAFSVFRCHGIMNCVSVCPKGLNPTKAIGHIKSMLVNRSV, from the coding sequence ATGAAACTGAACTTCTCTGTATATCGTTACAATCCGGATGTAGATACCAAACCATACATGAAAGACTATGTGCTGGAAGTGGAAGACGGCTCTGACATGATGGTGTTGGATGCACTGATTCTACTCAAAGAGCAAGACGCTACGATCTCTTTCCGTCGTTCCTGTCGTGAAGGTGTGTGTGGTTCGGATGGTCTTAACATGAATGGTAAGAACGGTTTGGCGTGTATTACACCGCTGTCTGCGCTGAAAGCGGACAAAATTGTGATTCGTCCATTACCTGGGTTACCTGTGATTCGCGATCTTATCGTTGACATGACACAGTTCTACGATAACTATGCGAAAGTTAAGCCTTTCTTGATTTCAGATGGTGCTCTTCCGCCTTCTCGAGAAAACTTACAATCACCAGATGAGCGTGCACATTTGGATGGTTTGTACGAATGTATTATGTGTGCATGTTGTACAACCTCGTGCCCATCATTCTGGTGGAACCCGGACAAGTTTATCGGGCCAGCAGGCCTTCTGGCTGCGTATCGTTGGCTGATTGACAGTCGTGATACTGCAACAGATGAACGTTTGTCTAATCTTGATGACGCATTTAGCGTTTTTCGTTGCCACGGCATTATGAATTGTGTAAGTGTTTGTCCTAAGGGGCTAAATCCTACAAAAGCTATTGGCCACATCAAGAGTATGCTGGTCAATCGTTCGGTGTAA
- the sucA gene encoding 2-oxoglutarate dehydrogenase E1 component, with protein MHNGVMKAWLESSHLAGANATYVEDLYELYLSDPDLVSEEWKRVFEGLPKPTKEVAEQPHSRVRDYFRRLAQETKHYSVQVSDPDVDAKQVKVLQLINAYRFRGHEAAELDPLGLWQRPTVAELDPAFHNLTEDDFEETFNVGSFAVGQETMPLKDIYTALKKTYCGSIGAEYMHMTDTEQKRWIQQRLESVVGQPSFDKDEKRTFLAELTAAEGLERYLGAKFPGAKRFSLEGGDAMIPMMKELIRHAGRSGMREVVIGMAHRGRLNMLVNVLGKKPQDLFDEFAGKHGESWGTGDVKYHQGFSADFATPGGDVHLALAFNPSHLEIVNPVVMGSVRARQDRLGDDDGSKVLPITIHGDSAIAGQGVVAETFNMSQARGFCVGGTVRVVVNNQVGFTTSNPRDTRSTMYCTDIAKMVQAPIFHVNADDPEAVAFVTRIALDYRNEFKRDVVIDLVCYRRHGHNEADEPNATQPLMYQKIKKHPTPRKLYADVLIDKNECDIETATQMVNEYRDALDHGEVVVKEWRPMALHSVDWSPYLGHDWDTSWNNTYDKQRLVELGKRLCQYPESHTLHSRVSKLYNDRVAMTNGEKELDWGMAETLAYATLVDDGKRIRISGQDSGRGTFFHRHAVLHNQNDASTYVPLANIHDKQGPFEVFDSVLSEEAVLAFEYGYATAEPSGLTLWEAQFGDFANGAQVVIDQFISSGEQKWARLCGLTMLLPHGYEGQGPEHSSARLERYLQLCAEQNMQVVVPSTPAQVYHMIRRQVVRPMRRPLIVMSPKSLLRHPLCTSSLDDLANGTFMPAIPEIDELDPAKVKRVVFCSGKVYFDLLEQRRNNEQDDVAIVRIEQLYPFPMDDVKAAIAPYVNVEDFVWCQEEPQNQGAWYCSQHNFRAAIPAGTELKYAGRPASASPAVGYMSVHLKQQKALIDDALNVNEKTSD; from the coding sequence ATGCACAACGGCGTGATGAAGGCATGGCTCGAGTCTTCACACTTGGCTGGCGCCAATGCAACTTACGTAGAGGATCTCTACGAACTGTATCTAAGTGACCCCGATCTGGTAAGTGAGGAGTGGAAACGTGTTTTTGAAGGCTTGCCTAAGCCAACAAAAGAAGTGGCCGAACAGCCGCATTCACGGGTCCGTGACTACTTCCGACGACTAGCTCAAGAAACAAAGCATTATAGTGTCCAGGTAAGTGATCCTGATGTCGATGCTAAGCAAGTTAAGGTACTACAGCTGATTAATGCTTACCGCTTCCGCGGACATGAAGCAGCAGAATTGGATCCACTCGGTTTATGGCAACGCCCAACAGTGGCTGAGCTAGACCCTGCATTCCACAATCTCACCGAAGATGACTTCGAAGAAACATTCAACGTAGGTTCTTTTGCTGTTGGTCAAGAGACCATGCCGCTTAAAGATATCTACACCGCACTTAAGAAAACCTACTGTGGTTCGATTGGTGCAGAATACATGCACATGACAGACACAGAGCAAAAGCGTTGGATCCAACAACGTTTAGAATCTGTGGTTGGTCAACCTTCCTTTGATAAAGATGAAAAACGTACATTCCTTGCTGAACTAACGGCAGCAGAAGGTCTTGAGCGCTATCTTGGTGCAAAATTCCCAGGAGCGAAGCGTTTCTCTCTCGAAGGTGGCGACGCGATGATTCCGATGATGAAAGAGTTGATTCGTCATGCGGGTCGCAGCGGGATGCGTGAAGTGGTTATCGGCATGGCTCACCGTGGCCGTCTCAATATGCTGGTTAACGTCTTGGGCAAAAAGCCTCAAGATCTGTTTGATGAGTTTGCTGGTAAGCATGGCGAGAGTTGGGGTACGGGTGATGTGAAATATCACCAAGGTTTCTCGGCGGACTTCGCAACACCAGGTGGCGACGTTCACTTAGCCCTTGCGTTTAACCCATCTCACTTAGAGATTGTTAACCCAGTCGTTATGGGTTCTGTGCGTGCACGTCAAGACCGCTTGGGCGATGATGACGGTAGTAAAGTGTTGCCTATTACCATCCATGGTGACTCTGCGATCGCGGGTCAAGGGGTTGTTGCTGAAACATTCAACATGTCTCAAGCGCGTGGCTTCTGCGTTGGTGGTACGGTACGTGTTGTCGTCAACAACCAAGTAGGTTTTACGACATCTAACCCACGCGATACACGCTCAACAATGTACTGTACTGATATTGCGAAGATGGTACAGGCACCGATTTTCCACGTAAATGCAGATGACCCTGAAGCAGTTGCTTTCGTTACTCGTATTGCGTTGGATTACCGTAACGAATTTAAACGTGATGTGGTGATTGACTTGGTTTGTTACCGTCGTCATGGCCACAACGAAGCGGATGAGCCAAACGCAACTCAGCCGTTGATGTATCAAAAGATCAAAAAACATCCTACACCACGTAAGTTGTATGCTGATGTGTTGATCGACAAAAATGAATGCGACATCGAAACCGCAACGCAAATGGTCAACGAGTATCGTGATGCACTTGATCACGGCGAAGTGGTTGTTAAAGAATGGCGCCCAATGGCACTCCATTCTGTTGATTGGTCCCCATATCTGGGCCATGACTGGGATACGTCTTGGAACAATACCTACGATAAACAACGCCTAGTCGAGCTAGGTAAGCGTTTATGCCAATACCCAGAAAGTCACACGCTTCACAGCCGAGTGAGCAAGCTTTATAACGACCGTGTAGCAATGACCAATGGTGAAAAAGAGCTAGATTGGGGTATGGCAGAAACTTTGGCCTACGCCACACTGGTGGATGATGGCAAGCGTATTCGTATCTCGGGTCAGGATTCTGGTCGTGGTACTTTCTTCCATCGTCATGCTGTACTGCACAACCAAAACGATGCCAGTACTTATGTTCCTCTTGCCAATATTCATGATAAGCAAGGTCCTTTTGAAGTATTCGATTCGGTTCTTTCTGAAGAAGCGGTACTTGCCTTTGAATACGGTTACGCAACGGCAGAGCCAAGTGGCTTGACGCTTTGGGAAGCGCAATTTGGTGACTTTGCTAACGGCGCACAAGTGGTTATTGACCAGTTCATCTCTTCGGGTGAGCAGAAGTGGGCTCGACTATGTGGGTTAACCATGTTGTTGCCTCACGGCTATGAAGGTCAAGGCCCAGAGCATTCATCTGCGCGTCTTGAGCGTTATCTACAACTGTGTGCTGAACAAAACATGCAAGTGGTTGTGCCATCAACCCCTGCGCAGGTTTATCACATGATCCGTCGTCAAGTTGTGCGTCCAATGCGTCGTCCACTGATTGTGATGTCTCCTAAATCATTGCTACGTCACCCATTATGCACATCGTCACTCGATGACTTGGCAAATGGTACCTTTATGCCAGCGATTCCAGAAATCGATGAACTGGATCCGGCAAAAGTGAAACGTGTTGTGTTCTGTTCAGGAAAGGTCTACTTCGACCTTCTAGAGCAGCGTCGCAATAACGAGCAAGATGATGTCGCGATTGTACGTATTGAACAGCTGTATCCATTCCCGATGGATGACGTGAAAGCGGCAATAGCACCTTATGTGAATGTTGAAGATTTTGTTTGGTGTCAGGAAGAGCCACAAAACCAAGGGGCTTGGTACTGTAGCCAACATAACTTCCGAGCAGCTATCCCGGCAGGAACTGAGTTGAAATACGCTGGTCGTCCAGCATCAGCTTCTCCAGCCGTTGGTTATATGTCGGTGCACTTGAAACAGCAGAAAGCGCTGATTGATGACGCGCTAAACGTGAACGAAAAGACTTCGGATTAA
- the sdhA gene encoding succinate dehydrogenase flavoprotein subunit, whose product MSIPVREFDAVVIGAGGAGMRAALQISEQGLSCALLSKVFPTRSHTVSAQGGITVALGNSHKDDWQWHMYDTVKGSDYIGDQNAIEYMCKNGPESVIELEKMGLPFSRFDNGSIYQRPFGGQSKEFGGEQAARTAAAADRTGHALLHTLYQQNVKHKTMIFSEWYALDLVKNQDGAVVGCTAVCMETGEICYFKSKATILATGGAGRIYASTTNAHINTGDGVGMALRAGVPMQDMEMWQFHPTGIAGAGVLVTEGCRGEGGYLLNKDGERFMERYAPNAKDLAGRDVVARSMMIEIREGRGCDGPWGPHIKLKLDHLGKDVLESRLPGICELSRTFAHVDPVKEPIPVIPTCHYMMGGVPTQVSGQAIKQTADGKDVEVQGLFACGEIASVSVHGANRLGGNSLLDLVVFGRATGLHLGETLAAQAEARDASASDIEASLSRYMRWENSKGGEDPVQIRKDLQRCMQNSFSVFREGDAMATGLEELKVIRERLKDAHLSDKSTEFNTQRIECLELDNLMETAFSTAVAANYRTESRGAHARFDFPDRDDENWLCHSIYNPETEQMSKRDVNMTPVHRDAFPPKVRTY is encoded by the coding sequence GTGTCTATTCCAGTTCGCGAATTTGATGCCGTAGTAATCGGCGCTGGTGGTGCAGGCATGCGTGCTGCACTACAAATTTCTGAGCAAGGCCTTTCTTGTGCATTGCTATCTAAAGTATTTCCAACACGCTCACACACTGTATCGGCTCAAGGTGGTATTACCGTTGCTCTCGGTAACTCACACAAAGACGATTGGCAGTGGCATATGTATGACACCGTTAAAGGTTCCGATTACATTGGTGACCAAAACGCCATTGAGTACATGTGTAAGAATGGTCCTGAGTCAGTGATCGAGCTTGAAAAAATGGGCCTGCCTTTCTCTCGTTTTGATAACGGCAGTATCTACCAGCGTCCATTTGGTGGTCAGTCAAAAGAGTTTGGTGGCGAGCAAGCGGCTCGTACCGCTGCAGCGGCAGACCGTACTGGTCACGCACTGCTCCACACTCTGTATCAGCAAAACGTAAAACACAAAACCATGATCTTCTCTGAGTGGTATGCACTTGATTTGGTGAAAAACCAAGATGGTGCGGTTGTGGGTTGTACAGCGGTATGCATGGAAACGGGTGAAATTTGCTACTTCAAGTCGAAGGCGACCATTTTAGCAACCGGTGGTGCTGGACGTATCTACGCTTCGACAACCAATGCACACATCAATACAGGTGATGGCGTTGGTATGGCACTGCGTGCGGGTGTTCCAATGCAAGATATGGAAATGTGGCAGTTCCACCCAACGGGTATTGCTGGTGCTGGTGTTCTTGTAACGGAAGGCTGTCGTGGTGAAGGTGGTTATCTTCTTAACAAAGATGGCGAGCGTTTCATGGAGCGTTATGCGCCGAATGCGAAAGATTTGGCTGGTCGCGACGTTGTGGCACGTTCAATGATGATCGAAATCCGTGAAGGTCGTGGTTGCGATGGTCCTTGGGGTCCACACATTAAACTCAAGTTGGATCACCTAGGTAAAGATGTGCTTGAATCGCGTCTACCAGGCATCTGTGAGTTGTCGCGTACCTTCGCTCACGTTGATCCAGTAAAAGAGCCAATCCCAGTTATCCCAACTTGTCACTACATGATGGGTGGTGTACCGACGCAAGTTTCTGGTCAAGCGATCAAACAAACTGCCGATGGCAAAGACGTCGAAGTTCAAGGTCTATTCGCGTGTGGTGAAATTGCTTCTGTATCAGTACATGGTGCAAACCGTCTAGGTGGTAACTCACTGCTTGACCTCGTGGTATTCGGTCGTGCAACGGGTCTTCACCTTGGTGAAACTTTGGCGGCACAAGCGGAAGCTCGCGATGCATCAGCATCGGACATTGAAGCATCACTTTCTCGCTACATGCGCTGGGAAAACAGCAAAGGTGGTGAGGATCCAGTTCAGATTCGTAAAGATCTACAACGTTGTATGCAGAACAGCTTCTCGGTATTCCGTGAAGGTGACGCTATGGCGACAGGTCTGGAAGAGCTGAAAGTGATTCGCGAGCGCCTGAAAGATGCACATCTTTCTGACAAATCAACTGAGTTCAATACTCAGCGTATCGAGTGTTTGGAGCTAGACAACTTGATGGAAACGGCATTCTCAACAGCAGTTGCGGCCAACTATCGCACAGAAAGTCGCGGTGCTCACGCCCGCTTTGACTTCCCAGATCGTGACGATGAAAACTGGCTATGCCACTCTATCTACAACCCGGAAACGGAGCAAATGAGCAAGCGTGATGTCAATATGACGCCTGTTCATCGTGATGCGTTCCCACCAAAAGTACGTACATACTAA